The region GGTTATAAGGCGTGACCTCATATTTCATCAATACGCGCCGGGCCGGACACTCTTCGTAATCTGTTCGCTGGCAGGTCAAGCATGTATGATCAATTACAAAGCTGTACCAGTCATAAAAATCATCGACGTGCATTGGCAGCGTGGATTTTAACCGTAATAATTCCTCGTTACGCTTCTTAACCTCCGGCTTCGGTACAAACATAAATTCGATTTTATCGACTGCCAACATCAGATTATATTTGGCTTGTTCGTCTAGGAAACTGACTCGTCTCTGGACGGCTTTTTGTATTCTGGTTTTAGCATGACGGAGATCAGCCAGGAGTGTTTTATCTGTTGATTTAACCCGGGAATAGGCCTCAATAACATTACAAATAGCGTCATACATGACTAATACGCGGATAAGGTTTTCTTTTTCGTGACTGGATAGGTATGGATTCATGGAGTATTCACCTCAATCAATTCCACATTACTTTCCAAACGGTATTCTTTTCAGTTCGCACTGTTTCTGTATCCATCCCAGTTTATATCCCCTGGCAAGCGCGATCTGCTCAAGGGTCACCACGTCCCTGGCCTTGCGTACCTCTTCTTTACGTCGTATTTTCTCGAGCTCAACGATTTCGGCGAGTTCGCCGGCACGCTGCTCAGGGCCGGTGCGCTCTTCGACAGGGTACTTATATTGGCAATACGGGCATACAGGTGCTGGCCGATGGGCGCTGAAACATTTCGGACATTGTTTTAATGGAAATTCCATTTTCTCATTGGAGGATTTTTTCTTTTTGGTGCCGTCTAACGTCCATACCCTATCTTCGTCAGGAAGGCCGTGGCGGTAGACGTTGCCAACTGCATCAATAATGATAGCAACTTTACCCGGGTTATCATCATCAGGCCGCATAGCCCTCATTGACTGTTGGATATACAATGTCAAACTCTGTGTTGGCCTGGCTAAAATAACGGCCTCCATTGCTGGTACGTCAAAACCCTCTGATATCAAATCAACATTACATAATATTTTTATATTGCCGTTTCGAAAATCACGAATTGCCGCATCTCTGGCCGCCTTAGGCGTTTCGCCATCGATATGGAGCGCCGGAATATTTGCCTGACGAAACATTTCGGCGGTGTGCTGGCTATGAGCGACGCTGGCACAGTAACAGACTGCTCTAGCTCCAGGGGAGAATTTATTGTATTGTTCAATTAGATCTCCAATGATTTCGGATCTGTCCATTCGCATAGCGACTTCTTTATGGTCATAATCGCCGTATCGTACGGTTTTGAGCCCTGCAAGATCAGCTTTTACAGGCGGGGCATAGTACCTATATGGAGCAAGATTTCCCCAGGAGATCAGTTCTTTTACAGTGGGACCAATAATCAGAGATTCAAAAATATCCCCTAATCCTTGGCCGCCCAATCTGGCCGGAGTCGCTGTCAAACCAATTACAAAAGCGTTTGGATATGCTGCCAGAAGTTTGCGCCAGGTGCCAGCAGTCGCGTGGTGCGCTTCGTCAAGAATGATGATTTGCGGCTCAGGTATTTTATTGAGTCGGCGAATTGCGGTTTGAATACTGGCGATTTGAATGCATTCGCTGGAATTTATCGGATAGTCTGCGGCAATGATTCCATGGGATACGTTCAATTTGGCAAACGTTTTTGATGACTGGTCAATGAGCTCTTGCCTATGAACAGCAAAGAGTGTCCGGTTTCCCTTTGTTCGGGCCTGACTGGCCATCCATGCCATTATTATCGTTTTGCCCATACCGCACGGACCAACTATGCAAGTGCGTTTTTTGCCGTTTTGAAATTCCAGTCTGGCACCCTCTATAAGCATTTCTTGATAACTTCGCAGTTGAAACAGTGATAATCACCCCTCCCAGGGTAGAAGACAGCCCGTCCAGCGTACCAGACGGGCTATTTAATTTAAAACGGCACTGCTTGGCCGCTGTTGTTATACGGCTGAGCAGGTGGCGCATATTGTTGCGGAGCTGGCGCCGGTTGCACCGGTGGCGCCGCATACTGCTGAGGCGGTTGCTGGTACTGTGGCACCGGGGCCTGCTGTGGCGGCTGACCGTAGCCTGGTGCAGGCGTTGCGTATTGTTGGGGAGGTTGTCCGTATCCCTGCGGTGGCGCTCCATAACCTGACGCTGGCGGGTAACCGGCAGAGAGTTGATATCCCGCGGGTGGAGCTCCGTAGCCCGGCGCTGGCGGCTGATTCGCCGGCTGCTGCTGATTTTGAGGTGGGAAATCAATATATTCCACTTCACGAACATTTACCTGTTTATCACGCTGTTTTTGTCCTTGCTGATCGGTCCATTCATTTTCTTCAATATCGCCAACAACCAGCACCCGCTGCCCTTTGGTCAACTTGCTGACTCGTTCAGCGGTTTTCCCCCAGGCTGTGCAACTGAAAAATGTGGCCTTATCTTTGTTATGGTTGAAAGCGATGCGGAAATTGCAGCGGTTTTTTGACTCCTCTTGGCCAGGAGTAAATGTAGGATCAGCGGTAAGGTTTCCGGTTAGAAAAAATCTGTTCATTATTGTCCTCCCATTTTTTGTTGGGCATAGCCCATAATTTCGATCGCTAATGCGTGACATTCCTCATGTGTCAGTTGCGCCGGTGGCCGCTGGAATCGTTGAAATATCCAAGTTGATAACTGTTCGAGCGTCCATCCGGCAGCCTGCCACCATTGGGTGATTTCGTTATGGTAGGCGGGGAAAGTGGTTGCCGGTGGTTCTGGCGCCGGCTGAGTGTATACAGGTTGTTGACCATATGTCTGTGCCTGATATTCATGGCCCGGCTGTGGCCACTGCACAGGTTGCGGCGCCGGCGAATCCGTCCCGGAATTCAGCCACGTCAGCAAGGCTCTGCCGGTTCCCTGATCGGGTTTGAAGTATTGCCCGTCAAACATACTGGTCCGGTCTTTTGTGGCTGTTGCAATATGCTCAAGAGACAAGTCCAAAAATACCGTGAATTCGTATTCCATGCCGTCGCGTTGGATTGGTGACATACCGATCCTTTGAATACGTTTTTTGCCGTTTTCTTCGGTCTGAATGTATTCTATTTTTGACCGCATAGTGGCAATGATGTGGCATTTTGATTTCAGCATGGTTTCAACCAGTTGGTTATGTTTTGGCGTAAACTCCCGCCAGGCCGACCAGGAATTACCTCTGTATTTTGTATCAGTCGCCTTGCCCTGTTGGTCTAAAATACCACCTTCGCCAGCCCATGCATGAGTAAGACTGTCAATAATAATGACTTCAAAACCTTCCTGTTCGGCGGCTTTTATAGCCTCAATATATTTTTCTGGCGTATATGGCGGCGTTAGTGTTAATACGCTATAATCACCTAGCTGAGCATATAAATCTGCACTGCCGTTTTCTGAATCGATGACGGCGATTTTTTCCCACGGCGCCAGGCCGCTAGCAATGGCTAGCGCCGAATAGGTTTTTCCGGCACCGGATGGGCCGGATATACCCAAACGAAGCTTGGATTTTCTCCGTTCGGCTTTACGAAAAATTGTCAATCTAGCAGTACCTCCTTACGCCCGTTTATACACATTCAGCCCGATTTTAA is a window of Sporomusaceae bacterium ACPt DNA encoding:
- a CDS encoding Single-stranded DNA-binding protein, which gives rise to MNRFFLTGNLTADPTFTPGQEESKNRCNFRIAFNHNKDKATFFSCTAWGKTAERVSKLTKGQRVLVVGDIEENEWTDQQGQKQRDKQVNVREVEYIDFPPQNQQQPANQPPAPGYGAPPAGYQLSAGYPPASGYGAPPQGYGQPPQQYATPAPGYGQPPQQAPVPQYQQPPQQYAAPPVQPAPAPQQYAPPAQPYNNSGQAVPF
- the radD gene encoding Putative DNA repair helicase RadD, with translation MLIEGARLEFQNGKKRTCIVGPCGMGKTIIMAWMASQARTKGNRTLFAVHRQELIDQSSKTFAKLNVSHGIIAADYPINSSECIQIASIQTAIRRLNKIPEPQIIILDEAHHATAGTWRKLLAAYPNAFVIGLTATPARLGGQGLGDIFESLIIGPTVKELISWGNLAPYRYYAPPVKADLAGLKTVRYGDYDHKEVAMRMDRSEIIGDLIEQYNKFSPGARAVCYCASVAHSQHTAEMFRQANIPALHIDGETPKAARDAAIRDFRNGNIKILCNVDLISEGFDVPAMEAVILARPTQSLTLYIQQSMRAMRPDDDNPGKVAIIIDAVGNVYRHGLPDEDRVWTLDGTKKKKSSNEKMEFPLKQCPKCFSAHRPAPVCPYCQYKYPVEERTGPEQRAGELAEIVELEKIRRKEEVRKARDVVTLEQIALARGYKLGWIQKQCELKRIPFGK